AAAGGCTACATGAACAGGAGTGACATGTATATTGGTCAGATTCATCGAAATCTGCGCTACACCGTATTCTTCAATGTACCATCCAATGGCCTTGACACATTTCAATGAACCGGGAATGATCACAGGCTGACCTGCTTTGTCCTTTACTATTTCTCCTTTTTCGTTCTTTTTGCTGCGTCCCGCCTCTCTCACGTCAAAAGCCACTGCGTTGGCTCGCCGGGTGGAAGTAGTGTTCAGATTAATGTTGTAGGCGATGAGAAAATCACGCGCCCCGATAACCGTAGCACCTCTGCGCGGATCCATTTCGGAGGGGCCAAAATCGGGTTTCCATTCCGGAAGTTTAATCTTTTTGAAAAAGCCTTCGTATTCGCCGGCACGAATCACCGATAAATTATTTCTGCTCTTGTCCGCCTGCGCTGCTTCATACAGGTAAACGGGGATTTGCAGTTCTTTGCCTACACGTTCTGCAAGTGCACGGGCATGCACCGCTGTGTCTTCCATGCTGATATTGGAAACAGGAATGAACGGGCACACGTCCGTTGCGCCCATCCGCGGATGCTCGCCTTTGTGCTTACTCATGTCGATCAACTCTCCGGCCTTTTTTATAGCCCGGAATGCCGCTTCCTTCACAGGCTCCGGTTCACCCACAAATGTAACCACCGTGCGGTGAGTAGCTTTTCCGGGATCAACACCGAGTAGCTTTACACCTTCCACGCTTTCAATGGCGTCAGTTATCTGACGGATAACGTTTATATCTCGTCCTTCCGAGAAATTCGGGACACATTCAATAAGCTGTTTCATAGGTTTTGCCATTTATGATCACCCGGTTAATGAACCGGCTTGCAAATGAATAAGGGATAAATGAAATAGACGGAATAGGATCGGTAATGATAAGATTCGCCCTTTTACCCGGTGTGATGCTGCCGGTTACATCACCGAGATCCATTGCATGGGCCCCGTTTATGGTGCCGGCATTGATGGCTTCCGCAGGCGACAGTCGGTACTGCACGCAGGCCAAGCTGCACATGAAATGCATATTACCGGAGGGAGAGGAGCCGGGATTGTAATCACTCGCGATCGCCAAGCCCAGTCCTGCTTCAATCATCTGCCTGGCTGGAGGTGCGGGCAACTGAAGGAACCACTGTGCGCCGGGCAACAGGGTAGGAATGGTTGTACTTTCAACAAGCCCTTGCATATCTTCATCTGAAATGAATTCGAGGTGATCTACGCTTCGTGCACCTGACCGGATACCTGCCAGTACTCCACCAGTATGACTTAGTTGTTCTGCATGTACCTTGCCTTTTAATCCATGCTTCGCAGCGGCTTCCAGCAATTTCAGTGTGTCGTCAGCAGAGAAATACCCCTTTTCGCAGAAAATGTCGCAGTAGTCGGCCAGTTTCTCACTTCCTATGGCCGGTAGCATTTCGCGGATAATGAGATCCAAATATTTTTCCTTGCTCATGCCTTCCGGAACCGCATGCGCACCAAGAAAGGTAGCACGTACAGAAACAGGTGCGGTTGCTTTTATTCTTGCGATCACACGAAGCATCTTCAGTTCCGCTTCCAGAGAAAGTCCGTATCCGCTTTTGATCTCGATGGCGCCCGTTCCCAGGAGAATCACTTCATTCAACCGTCGCATGGCCGCCTCAAAGAGATCCTGTTCGCTGGCCCCGGCCATTTTACGGGCCGAGTGAAGTATACCGCCTCCTTTTTCGGCGATTTGTGTGTAGCTAAGCCCTGCAATGCGGTCTGCGAATTCGCCCTCCCGCCATCCGGCAAACACCAGATGGGTGTGCGAATCAGCCCAGCAGGGCATTACCGCGCCTTCCCCTGCATCCATTACTTCCAATCCACTCCAGTCGGCTATCCCTGGAAAATCCTCCATATTCCCATAGGCAGAGATCCTACCGTCTTCACAGGCCAGCCAGGCATTTTCTAAAACAGGTAATTTCCCCATCTCTTTCCCTCGCAGAAATGCCGGGGAAGTATCGTGTACGGCAACCAGTTGCCGGATATTCTTAATGAGCAGGCGGGACATCTCTTTTTCAAAGATGAGAAATATTCGCCTTCAAGGATGTCCGAAACGTCAAAACTCCCGGTGAAAAACTACATTTTTATGAACCGGTCCGGCCTTCATATTTTGGTTAAATTTGTTGCATGGCCGGCAGTAGCTTCGGAACCCTCTTTACACTTACCACTTTTGGTGAATCACATGGTCCGGCTATCGGGGGGATTGTTGACGGTTGCCCAGCTGGTCTGGCACTGGACCTAAAGCAGATTCAGAAGGATGTAGACCGCCGCCGCCCTGGTCAATCGAAGATTACAACAAGCCGCAAAGAAGGTGATAAGGTGGAGATCCTTTCGGGGGTTTTCAAGGGAAAAACTACTGGTGCACCCATTGGTTTTATTATCCGTAATCATGACCAGCGCTCCGGAGATTATGATTATTTGCTGGAAGCCTGGCGACCCTCCCATGCAGATTTTACCTATGATTCAAAGTTTGGATTCAGGGATCATACTGGTAGCGGACGTGCTTCAGCACGGGAAACCGCGTGCCGGGTGGTGGGAGGTTCTATTGCAAGGCAGTTGCTTGCGCAGTACGGCATAGCGGTTTATGCTTTTACCTCCCAGGTGGGAAATGTTAAGTTGCTCAAAAAAGCGGATAAACTGGATCTGTCGGTTACCGAGAAGAATCTTGTGCGCTGTCCGGACGAGTTGGTTGCACGGGCCATGCTGGCACGTATTGAAAAAGCTCGCAAATCGGGTGATACCGTAGGCGGAATTATTACTGGGCTGATCACCGGCCTGCCGGCCGGGCTGGGCGAACCTGTATTCGATAAACTGCATGCCGATCTGGGAAAAGCCATCCTTTCTATCAATGCCTGCAAAGGATTTGAGGTCGGCAGTGGTTTTGAAGGTACCAAACTCCCCGGATCAGAACACAACGACGCGTTTTACTTTTCTGCCGGCGAGCAAAAGGTACGAACCCGCACTAACCATTCCGGGGGAGTTCAGGGTGGGATCAGTAACGGGGAGAATGTGATTTTCCGTGCCGCTTTTAAGCCCATCTCCACTATTATGAAGGAGCAGGAAACCCTGAACAAGAGAATGAACAAAATATCGATTTTCGGCAAGGGCCGGCACGACCCATGCGTTCTGCCAAGGGCTGTTCCTGTAGTTGAAGCGATGGCCGCACTGGTAGTGGCAGATCACCTTCTCCGCAATGCCACCTCACGCATTAATGAATAATACTATGAAGAAGAAAAACATTTTCGGAAAGATCATTCGCTGGACCATCCTTATCCTTTTGCTGCTGATCGGGTTTATTGTGGCCTCCCCCTTCCTGTTTAAAGGAAAAATAGTGGAAGTGGTGAAGGAGGAAGCTAACAAGAATCTGAAAGCAAAAGTTGATTTCGGAGATTTTGATTTAACCGTGTTCTCCTCTTTTCCCAATCTGACACTTACGATTAACGATATTTCCGTGGCTAATGCGGAACCCTTTGCAGGAGATACTCTCTTTTCGGTGAAAACCCTTTCGGCTACCATCAATCTCATGAGTGTGCTGTCCGGAGATCAGTATGAGATACGTCAGATACTGCTGGATCATCCCCGCATCAAGGCTACTGTACTGAAGGATGGCACAGCCAGTTACGATATTGCCATCGCTGGTCCGGATACCGGCATAGTAGCCGTTCAGGATACCGGTGCCCCCGCCAGATTTAAGATGAGTCTTAAATCACTTGAAATCGTGAACGCATGGATACGCTACGACGACGCAAGTCTGAATACCACGGCCGCTTTAGATAGTTTCAATTATAAACTTTCCGGCGACTTTACTCAGGATAACTTTGTAATGGAAAATGACATAAGCATAGCTGCCCTTTCCTGCAACTATGAAGGTATTCCGTACTTAAATAAAGTAAGGATGGTGGTGAAAGCAGCCCTGGGGGCAGACATGACAGCCGGCAAATTTACTTTTAAGGAGAATGAACTTGCCCTCAATGAACTGGGGTTTGGAATGGACGGATGGTTTAGTATGCCGGAGAACGGATACGACATGGACCTTTCTTTCAAGTGCAAACAAAGCGAATTCAGAAGCTTTCTTTCCCTGATCCCTGCCGTTTATTCCAAGGATTTTGCCTCGGTTAAAACTTCCGGCGCTCTTGCGTTTAGCGGATTTGCGAAAGGAATGTATACTGAGAATAAACTTCCGGCTTTCGGACTGGACCTGAAAATAGATAATGCCATGTTCCAGTATCCTTCGCTTCCCAAAGCCGTAAACAACATCTTCGTGGATCTTAAGGTGGATAATAAAACCGGCGATCCGGATGCTACCGTAACTGACCTCAGGAAGTTTCATATGGAAATGGCGGGAAATCCTCTGGATATGACAATGCATGTGGAACATCCGGTTTCTGATCCGGGCATAAACGGACAGCTACTCGGTAAGCTGGATCTTAGTACGATTAAAGATGTTATACCCCTCGACAAAGGGGATGAACTTAACGGGCTGATCGATGCGGATGTTAAACTTGCCGGAAGATATTCCAGCATTGAGCAGGAAAAATACGAAGACTTTGAAGCGAAAGGATCAGTGAAGGTGAGCAATATGAATTATTCCACCACCGGGATGCCATCCATGAAGATTAATACAATGACGATGAATTTCTCCCCGAAATTCGTTGCCTTGGAAGGTTTCGATGCTGTAATGGGAGTAAGTGATTATAAAGCAGACGGAAGGATAGAAAATTTTATGCAGTATTTCTTTAAAGACTCCTTGCTGAAAGGCACCTTCAGCCTGCGCTCTTCTCTAATTGATCTCAATGAATTCATGGCAGCTGATTCAACAGCGCCCGCTCCCACCACTGCAGATACTTCCTCCCTCAGCGTCATTGAGGTTCCGGGTAACATTGATTTCGTACTGAATTCGACAATTGGTAAACTGGTGTACGACGATATCAATATGAACAATGTAAAAGGCGCTGTGGTGATCCGCGACAGCAAGGTGTTGCTGAATGATCTGATGATGAATTTGCTGGGAGGCAGTATGAAAATGAATGGCACTTATTCTACGCTGAATCCCCGTGATCCGCAGGTAGACTTCCGGTTGAATATTAAGGATTTTGATATCCCCGAAACCTACAAGTATTTTAATACCGTGCAGAAGCTTGCGCCTATTGCTAAATATACCCAGGGGAAATTCAGCACTGATGTAACGTACACATCTTCACTCGACCAGGCGATGATGCCCATCTGGAATACAATGAAGGGAGAAGGAGTATTGAAGACCAGTAAGGTGCTTGTTTCCGGCTTTGAACCGCTGAATAAACTTGCTGACGCGCTGGGAGGGTTTGACAAATTCAAAAAAGCTGATTTTTCCGACATGACCATTAAGTATGCGTTCAGTGAGGGTAAAGTATCTTATGACAAATTCCCATTCAAATCCGGCAGTGTGAACGGAGAGGTGGAAGGCTCCACAGGCTTTGATCAGGCCATCAATTATAAAATGGGATTTGAAGTGCCGACAAAGGATATGCCTCCCGGTGCGCAGCAACTGGTTGGGAATATGCTTACGAAGGCGAATATGCTCGGAGTTGGTGCCAAATTGCCGGAGAAGGTGAAGCTGAACGCCCTGTTCGGGGGAACCGTAACCCAACCAACCGTTAAAACAGACGTAAAAGACATCGCCGGTAATGTGGTAGAAGATGTTAAGGAAATGGTGAAAGATACCGTGAAAGCACTGGTTAAAGATAAGATAGAGGATGTGAAAAAGGATTTGACTGCGGAAAAAGAGAAAATCATGAAAGACGCGGAGAAGCTGGCCCAGCAGGTTAAAGATGAATCTGCAAAAACAGCAGAACAGGTACGTAAAGAAGGCTATGCCAAAGCAGATGAACTTGAAAAGGCAGCGAAAAATCCGATTGAAAAATTAGCCGCTAAAAAAGCGGCGGAAAAAATGAGAAAGGAAACGGATGAAAAAGCCAATAAAATCATCACTGACGGAAATGCGAAAGCGGATAAGATCATGACCGATGCGAAGGCCAAAGCGGATGCATTGAAGTAGGGGAGCCCCCACGGCTTTTGATTCAGGACGGATTAGGGTTCGGGATACCATAAATTGGCAAAACATTTGATACACTGAGACCGTGAAGAATATATGGATGATAGGGTTTTTATGTATGTTGTGGGCGGCACCGCTCGCAGCGCAGGATGACGGAGAGGAGGATCCGGAGGTGAAAACGGAGACCAAAAAAGGCAAAAAGGAAAAACCCGTTAAAGAGGAAGAGCCGGTAGAGGATGGACAGAAACAGGATGATTGTCCGGAAACCGAAAATGCCAATGCGCTGAAGTATTTTAAAAAATCACAGGACAAGAAGAAATTCGAGTACAAGGAGCGCATGGAATTCCTGAAAAAAGCCATGGAAGAAGATCCGGAGGATGCGAGGATCAATCTTGAGTACGCGCGGCACATTGTGATCACAATGAAAAACCGCGATGCTTCATTTGCTTCCGCCGGTAAGTATTATGAAAAGGTGATCGCCGCCTGCCCAAACCTTCATTCCGACCCGTACTACTATCTTGCCATCATCGCATGGGAGGCAAAAAATTATAAAGACTGTAAGAAGTACTCAAAGTTGTATATGGATTTTAAGTCTGAAGATGAGAAGAAATATGACCAGAAATATGCGCAGTTCATGGTGGATATGAAATCGCTTTATAAATGGTCGGTGGTTTATGATGAGCTTTACGGAAATCCTGTACCGTACGATCCCAACCTTGTAAAAGGGCTTAGTTCTGAGCGGCCGGAATATCTTCCTGTTATCTCTCCGGATAACACTACGGCGCTGTTCACCCGCCAGGTGAAGCCGCAGACAAAAGACGCCGGAGTGGATATAGACAGGATAATTGAGAGGTTCATGGTGAGTAAACGACAGGAAAACGGAGATTTTGACAATGGCAATTGGATGCCGGATCCTTTTAACAGGGGTACCAACGAGGGCGGCGCTACGATGACCATTGATAATAAGACACTGTATTTTACTATTTGTAAAGATGAAGGCGGACCGCAGGCTGAATGCGATATCTGGTATTGTATCAACGTTAAGGGTAAATGGGGTGAAATAAAAAAGGTGCCTAACCTTAACACAAAGGATAAATGGGATTCACAACCTTCTGTTTCTGCAGACGGAAATACCATCTATTTCGCCAGTGACAGACCGGGCGGATTAGGCGGAACAGACATCTGGTACGTACAGCGGGATCAGAACGGCCTATGGGGACAACCTAAAAACTGTGGTCCAAAGATTAATACGAACGGAGATGAGAAAGCACCCTTTATGCATTCTGATTCCTATACCTTGTATTTTTCAAGCGGACCATCTTCTGTTACGCTGGACGGTGGTTGGCCCGGCGTGGGAGGCATGGATATTTATTATTCCAAGATGGATGAAAAGGGTAACTGGATGGAACCTAAAAATATTGGCATCCCGATTAATACAAAAGGCGATGAGGTGGGGTTGATTGTTAGCACCGACGGTCGCCTGGCCTATTTTGCTTCGGATGATCCGCGCCGGACTAAAAATAAATCCATGGGCGGATATGATATTTATGCCTTTGATCTTTATGAGAAGGCACGCCCTGAAAAAGTGGTTTTTCTTGAAGGTGAACTGAAAGGTGATAACGGCAAACCGTTGAAAGACGCGGTAATCGAAATAAAAGATTCCCAAACAAAAAAAACTGTCAAAGCAGTGTATGATACCACCGATGGTAAATACAGGGGTATAATCGCAGATAAGGGAAATGATATTCTTGTTAAAGTGGAAACGCCGAAACATTCCTTTACCAGCACACTGATTTCAAAAAAGGATTCCGTTCAGTCTGACAAACTGATTACCAAAGTGAAGGTACCTGCCCCAAAACCGGTGGTAACCGGAGAGAAATACAGCCTGAGTAATATCTACTATAAGACGGGAAGTGCGGAACTGGACAAAAAATCATTGGTAGTGCTTGAAGAATTTGCAGCCTGGCTGAAAAAAAATCCTAATCTTAAAATCGAAATTCACGGGCATACTGATAACGTGGGAGACAGAAATGATAATATGGCCCTCTCCAAGGACCGCGCCTTCACAGTAATGGAAACGTTGATCTCCTTCGGAGTGAAGAAGGAGCAGATCACAGGTTTTAAAGGCTTCGGACCCGATGCCCCCCTGACCAGCAACGACACCGAAACAGACCGTGCGAAGAATCGCAGGACAGAATTCTTTGTTATAGGAAACTGAGCCGGAGCCAGGCTTGCATTCCGGCCGGCAAATTAGTACCTTTGTTAAACGTCCCTCGCTATTCAAAGCATCCCTCTACTTAAAATATTGAAAATGAAACGATTACTTGTCGCATTAATGATCCTGGCTACAGGCCATGCGGGGTACGGAAAAGAGGTAATGGCGCTGCTCACCTACGCCACATTCAACAGCCCTGCCAACGGGCCTTACATTGAAACCTACCTTACGGTACTGGGAAACACCGTGGAGCAGATCCGGGTAAAGAATACTTCTATGTTCAGAGGTGATGTGGAAGTAAATCTGCTTTTCCGGCAAGGAGATTCCATTCGGGCCTACAGGAAGTATGTGCTGGCCGGACCGGAGACAGCCGATACAAACAAGTGTCCGAATTTTGTGGATGTGCAGCGAATTCCTTTGAAGGAAGGAATTTATAAACTGGAATTCACGATCTCTGATAAAAACAAGAAGAAGGGCCGTTCGTTTTCCGCAGAGGTGGATGTAACGGTTTCGTTCCGTACGGATAAGGTGGTGATTTCAGATGTGGAGTTCGTGGACTCCTATAAAAAGGCAGAAATGGACGGTCCGCTTACGAAAAGTGGGATGGATATAGTGCCTTATGTTTCTAATTTCTTTCCGCCGAATCTTCAAAAGATGGTTTTTTACGCTGAGATATATAATTCCCGCGCAATTCTTGGTGATGGCGAGAAGTTCCTGGTAAATTATCACATCGAAAATTATATGACCGGACAGCGGCTGGCATCGTTCCGGAAGTTCAGTACGATGACCACAGCGGGAGTTAACATTGTGCTTGCCGATATGAATATTACGGATCTTCCCACTGGTAATTACAACCTGGTGATAGAGATGAGAAATAAAATGAATGAGGTGATCACGGAACGCAAAGCTTTTTTTCAGCGCAATAACCCGGGAGCAAAGCTGGATATCCCTGATATTCAAACCGTGAATACCGGGGGAACATTTGTAGAGAAATTTCACAACAAGGATTCACTCATTGAAATTATTCGTTCCCTGCGTCCGGTCTCCGATGAGAACGAAAAACAGTATGCAGACAACCAGATACTGAAGTCTGATGTTTCCACCATGCAACGTTACCTTTATAGTTTTTGGCTTAACCGTTCGCCCATGAATCCGGAAGCTGCTTTCGTCGCTTATCAGAAAGAGGTGGCGCTCGTGAATAAAGTATTCAAAGCAGGAACAATAAAAGGTTATGAGACTGACAGAGGTCGCGTGTACCTGATGTACGGAGCGCCAAACGACCGCACGGTGTCGGAAAATGAACCCAGCACCTATCCCTACGAAATATGGCATTACCACAAATTAAAGGACCAGGTGAATAAAAAATTTGTTTTCTATAACACAGATCTGGCAACAAACAATTATACCTTGCTGCATTCAGATGCAAAGGGCGAGAAATACGATTCACGATGGCAAATGAAACTAAAAGCACGAACTTTCCATTCGGCTGACTTTGATATTGAAAAACCCGGCGTAGATCTCTTTGGTGATAAAACGCAGGAGAACTTCAACAATCCCAAATAGTGCCGAGAGTTGCCGTTGTCATCCTTAATTGGAACGGGAAAGATCTTCTCAAGCAGTTTCTGCCCGGTTTGCTATCCGGGAAACCCGATGGGGTAGAGGTAGTAGTTGCCGATAATAAAAGTACAGACAGTTCCCTGGAGATGCTTCGGGAAGAATTCCCTCAGGTAAGGATTATCGCCAATGAGGAGAATGCAGGTTACGCGGGGGGATACAACCGCGCATTGAAGCAGCTGGATGCTGAATATTTTGTTTTATTAAACTCAGATGTTGAGGTTCAGGGCGACTGGCTGAGTCCTGTTATCGCCGCGATGGATGCGGATAAACGAATTGCTGCAGCCCAACCCAAAGTCAGGAGTTTTTACCGCAGAGAGGAGTTCGAATATGCCGGGGCTGCCGGTGGCTTTATCGATAAATACGGATACCCTTTTTG
This is a stretch of genomic DNA from Bacteroidia bacterium. It encodes these proteins:
- a CDS encoding GWxTD domain-containing protein, which codes for MKRLLVALMILATGHAGYGKEVMALLTYATFNSPANGPYIETYLTVLGNTVEQIRVKNTSMFRGDVEVNLLFRQGDSIRAYRKYVLAGPETADTNKCPNFVDVQRIPLKEGIYKLEFTISDKNKKKGRSFSAEVDVTVSFRTDKVVISDVEFVDSYKKAEMDGPLTKSGMDIVPYVSNFFPPNLQKMVFYAEIYNSRAILGDGEKFLVNYHIENYMTGQRLASFRKFSTMTTAGVNIVLADMNITDLPTGNYNLVIEMRNKMNEVITERKAFFQRNNPGAKLDIPDIQTVNTGGTFVEKFHNKDSLIEIIRSLRPVSDENEKQYADNQILKSDVSTMQRYLYSFWLNRSPMNPEAAFVAYQKEVALVNKVFKAGTIKGYETDRGRVYLMYGAPNDRTVSENEPSTYPYEIWHYHKLKDQVNKKFVFYNTDLATNNYTLLHSDAKGEKYDSRWQMKLKARTFHSADFDIEKPGVDLFGDKTQENFNNPK
- a CDS encoding AsmA family protein, encoding MKKKNIFGKIIRWTILILLLLIGFIVASPFLFKGKIVEVVKEEANKNLKAKVDFGDFDLTVFSSFPNLTLTINDISVANAEPFAGDTLFSVKTLSATINLMSVLSGDQYEIRQILLDHPRIKATVLKDGTASYDIAIAGPDTGIVAVQDTGAPARFKMSLKSLEIVNAWIRYDDASLNTTAALDSFNYKLSGDFTQDNFVMENDISIAALSCNYEGIPYLNKVRMVVKAALGADMTAGKFTFKENELALNELGFGMDGWFSMPENGYDMDLSFKCKQSEFRSFLSLIPAVYSKDFASVKTSGALAFSGFAKGMYTENKLPAFGLDLKIDNAMFQYPSLPKAVNNIFVDLKVDNKTGDPDATVTDLRKFHMEMAGNPLDMTMHVEHPVSDPGINGQLLGKLDLSTIKDVIPLDKGDELNGLIDADVKLAGRYSSIEQEKYEDFEAKGSVKVSNMNYSTTGMPSMKINTMTMNFSPKFVALEGFDAVMGVSDYKADGRIENFMQYFFKDSLLKGTFSLRSSLIDLNEFMAADSTAPAPTTADTSSLSVIEVPGNIDFVLNSTIGKLVYDDINMNNVKGAVVIRDSKVLLNDLMMNLLGGSMKMNGTYSTLNPRDPQVDFRLNIKDFDIPETYKYFNTVQKLAPIAKYTQGKFSTDVTYTSSLDQAMMPIWNTMKGEGVLKTSKVLVSGFEPLNKLADALGGFDKFKKADFSDMTIKYAFSEGKVSYDKFPFKSGSVNGEVEGSTGFDQAINYKMGFEVPTKDMPPGAQQLVGNMLTKANMLGVGAKLPEKVKLNALFGGTVTQPTVKTDVKDIAGNVVEDVKEMVKDTVKALVKDKIEDVKKDLTAEKEKIMKDAEKLAQQVKDESAKTAEQVRKEGYAKADELEKAAKNPIEKLAAKKAAEKMRKETDEKANKIITDGNAKADKIMTDAKAKADALK
- the aroC gene encoding chorismate synthase, which gives rise to MAGSSFGTLFTLTTFGESHGPAIGGIVDGCPAGLALDLKQIQKDVDRRRPGQSKITTSRKEGDKVEILSGVFKGKTTGAPIGFIIRNHDQRSGDYDYLLEAWRPSHADFTYDSKFGFRDHTGSGRASARETACRVVGGSIARQLLAQYGIAVYAFTSQVGNVKLLKKADKLDLSVTEKNLVRCPDELVARAMLARIEKARKSGDTVGGIITGLITGLPAGLGEPVFDKLHADLGKAILSINACKGFEVGSGFEGTKLPGSEHNDAFYFSAGEQKVRTRTNHSGGVQGGISNGENVIFRAAFKPISTIMKEQETLNKRMNKISIFGKGRHDPCVLPRAVPVVEAMAALVVADHLLRNATSRINE
- a CDS encoding PD40 domain-containing protein encodes the protein MKNIWMIGFLCMLWAAPLAAQDDGEEDPEVKTETKKGKKEKPVKEEEPVEDGQKQDDCPETENANALKYFKKSQDKKKFEYKERMEFLKKAMEEDPEDARINLEYARHIVITMKNRDASFASAGKYYEKVIAACPNLHSDPYYYLAIIAWEAKNYKDCKKYSKLYMDFKSEDEKKYDQKYAQFMVDMKSLYKWSVVYDELYGNPVPYDPNLVKGLSSERPEYLPVISPDNTTALFTRQVKPQTKDAGVDIDRIIERFMVSKRQENGDFDNGNWMPDPFNRGTNEGGATMTIDNKTLYFTICKDEGGPQAECDIWYCINVKGKWGEIKKVPNLNTKDKWDSQPSVSADGNTIYFASDRPGGLGGTDIWYVQRDQNGLWGQPKNCGPKINTNGDEKAPFMHSDSYTLYFSSGPSSVTLDGGWPGVGGMDIYYSKMDEKGNWMEPKNIGIPINTKGDEVGLIVSTDGRLAYFASDDPRRTKNKSMGGYDIYAFDLYEKARPEKVVFLEGELKGDNGKPLKDAVIEIKDSQTKKTVKAVYDTTDGKYRGIIADKGNDILVKVETPKHSFTSTLISKKDSVQSDKLITKVKVPAPKPVVTGEKYSLSNIYYKTGSAELDKKSLVVLEEFAAWLKKNPNLKIEIHGHTDNVGDRNDNMALSKDRAFTVMETLISFGVKKEQITGFKGFGPDAPLTSNDTETDRAKNRRTEFFVIGN
- a CDS encoding imidazolonepropionase, with translation MSRLLIKNIRQLVAVHDTSPAFLRGKEMGKLPVLENAWLACEDGRISAYGNMEDFPGIADWSGLEVMDAGEGAVMPCWADSHTHLVFAGWREGEFADRIAGLSYTQIAEKGGGILHSARKMAGASEQDLFEAAMRRLNEVILLGTGAIEIKSGYGLSLEAELKMLRVIARIKATAPVSVRATFLGAHAVPEGMSKEKYLDLIIREMLPAIGSEKLADYCDIFCEKGYFSADDTLKLLEAAAKHGLKGKVHAEQLSHTGGVLAGIRSGARSVDHLEFISDEDMQGLVESTTIPTLLPGAQWFLQLPAPPARQMIEAGLGLAIASDYNPGSSPSGNMHFMCSLACVQYRLSPAEAINAGTINGAHAMDLGDVTGSITPGKRANLIITDPIPSISFIPYSFASRFINRVIINGKTYETAY